Below is a window of Allomuricauda ruestringensis DSM 13258 DNA.
CGGCCGAGGCCTACAACTATTATAGAAAAACAGGATATCCAACGAACTTGGCCCCAAACTGGGAAGCTAATCCAGGACCGTTCCCAAGAACCTTCCTTTACCCTCAAACCGAGGTTATCACAAATCCGAATTTGACACAAAAAACGGATATGACAGGACAGGTTTTCTGGGATACAAATCCGGCATCACCAGCATTCCCAGAAGCTCAATAACATAAAAAAATTGAAAATCATGAAATTTATAAATAAATCACTTTTAGCCGCAGCTCTAGCGCTAGTAGGATTCACATTCAATTCGTGTGATGATGGTGACGCTGTGATTGACGAAGTATTTGCCAATACCACAAGTGGTATTGTGCTAAGAACAGTGAATGTGGAATCGGACGAACTGCCCATTGGGCAATCCGACTCCTACTTTGCTGTCGAATTAGAAATGCAGGACGAAGAAGACGGTGCCCTGGTAGAAAGCCTGGATGTATTCGTCTCCTTTAAAGACAACACAATTGAAGAAGGAGGAACAGACTTTAGTGCTACCGAGGTTCAAGTTGGGACCGTTTCCAGTTCTGAGTTCACTATTGGAGAATATGGATTTCCAAGATACTCCTATAGCATCACTCTTCCAGAAATGTTAAGTGCTCTTTCTCTATCCGAGTCAAACGTAGATGGAGGCGATGTATTCTCCATCCGTTTTGCAGCCAATTTGGTAGACGGTAGAACGTTCTCAAACGGTCAAAACACAGATACCTCTACAGGATCTTTCTTTGCATCTCCGTTCCAATACAATGCAACGGTTGTATGCCCTCCAACTCCTCCAACTCCTGGGGAATGGACGATAGATATGCAAGATTCCTATGGAGATGGATGGAACGGTGCTTCAGTCTTGATAACCATTGACGGTGAGGCTACCAACTATCTAATAGAAGATGGAGCTTCAGCTTCTGAGTCTTTCAATGTTCCTGATGGAACTGAGGTTATCTCCATTGAATTTGTATCTGGAGATTGGGATTCTGAAATAACCTTTCAAGTCACCTCTGCGAACGGTAATGTGATTTTGGATTTAGGTCCAAGTCCTACTGCCGAAATTGAATTGTTGAACTACTGCTTGGACAACTTATAGTCCATCAAGTATTCAAACACAAAAAAGCCTGGATTAATAAATTCAGGCTTTTTTTGTTCTTAATTAGAATTATCCTACTTAATTTCTTATCTTTTTAATCACAAAAACACACACAATACATTAACATTCAATTACATGAAAAAATTCATCACACCATTACTACTATTTCTAACGGTCAATCTAATGTCGGCTCAGTATGCCGGTCAAGTAGCATCGGGCAGTTCATACAACGCTGCGTCCAGTGCCCTGGTCTCGACTGTAATTGGCGATATGGATGATCAATATGATCGCTTATCAAAACAAACAGGAATTGACGATTTTGCTGGTTCCCCGTATACGAATGATACATTTGTGCAAACCCCTGTTTTTTATGATGACGAAAGTATGGGCTCTTACTTTTACAGATACAATGCATACAACGAAGAGATTGAAATAAAAAAAACCAATTTATCAGAAGAAAAGATAGCTGCACTTACCAAAGATAAATCCATAAAAGTGATGGTAAACGGTAAACCTATGGGCTTTGCCACCTTTATCGACAAAAAAGGAAATACCCTGAACGGCTATCTAACCACAGTTTTAGATGGCAAAACCTACGACCTCTACAAAAGAGTAAATGTGAAGTTTACCGAAGGCCAGAAAGCACAAAACTCCTTTGTTAAGGCTGTTCCCAATAGGTTTACACACTTTATTGAATACTACTACCAAGAAAAAGGTGTGAACAGAATAGACGAGATTCCTTCAAAAACCAACAAAATTGCCAAACTGTTCAAAGAGCCGTTAAAATCAGAGTTGAAAAATTACATTAAGGACAATAATTTAGATGTTAAGGGGGAATCGGATTTAATTAAAGTCTTCAACTACCTGAACGAGAAATAACATATTCTTTTTCCTTAATTAATCAACCTGCACATGTTAAAATCATCAATCAAAACATCTCTGGCATTAATTTGTTCCACACTCCTTTTATCATGCTCCAACAACGACAACTCCATCACTCCAGATAAGTCAGGAGAAGAAACCCCGGAACAAGGAGAAACACCAACAGAAGAAACTCCACAAGAAAACAACGAAGAGGTTGTGGAAGGTGATTTGGGCACGGTAACCTACTTTAACAAAGCTTTGGCAGAAGACCATTACATCCTGGTAAACGATGCCATGAGCAACCGTGTTTATTTAATGGACAAAAATGGTGATTTGGTGTACGAATGGCCATTGGGAGACCGTAAAATCGGAAACGATGTTGTACTGCTTGAAGATGGAACACTTTTGGCCGCATTACAAGCCGAAGGACCCGATATATTGTTTGGTGGCTTTGGAGGGAAAATTCAGATAATCGACAAAGAAGGCAATGTGCTGTGGGATTTCACCTATTCCAATAGCAACCACCGTTTGCACCACGATGTAGAATTATTGCCCAACGGCAACGTGTTGGGCATTGCATGGGAAAAAATGACCCAGGAAGAATCCTTGGCCAATGGCTCCAAACACAATACCGACCTTTACCCAGAATCCATTCTGGAAATTAATCCTACCACGGATGAGATTGTTTGGGAGTGGCATGCCAAAGACCATTTAATCCAAGATTTTGATGATACCAAATTAAATTTTGGGGAGGTCGCAGCAAACCCGCAATTGATTGACCTAAATTATGTAAATGCAGAAAACGGCAATATTATGCACATTAACGGTCTTGGTTACGATTCCATTAACGACCTGATATTTTTGAGCGTTAATTTTTACAGCGAAGTATGGGTCCTCGACCACAGCACCACAACCGAAGTAGCGGCAACCCACTCGGGCGGAAGTTATGGAAGAGGCGGAGACCTGGTGTATCGCTTTGGCAACCCAAGTGCCCATGGTGACGATGATTCCGAAAGAATATTTGTAAACAACCATTACCCAAATTTATTTGAGCCTGGAAAAATGCTCATTTTCACCAATGGGGGTGATCTCGAACAATCCACTGTCCATGAACTGGCGCTTCCCGATGCACTTGACCAAAAGTCGGTTCCAAACCTTACCAATCCTGAAATCCTGTGGAGTTTCACAGATACTGAACTGTATTCCCCAAAAGTTTCTGGAGCAGTTCGTCTTCCCAATGGAAACACCCTTATTACCGAAGGTGACTATGGCATTTGGGAGGTTACGACCGAAGGAGAAGTAGTATGGAAGTTTTCCGGAGATGGTTTTTTCTGGAGATCATACCATTATGCTAAGGATCACCCCGGAATTATTGCTTTAGATCTATAAATCATTGCTTCAAAACATCTTAAAAAATAATGCACCCATTGGAAGTGGATAGGTTACTTTATTGCATCTTTGCATTTAAATTGCAATAATAATGAGCAGTCAAATCTATGGAATAAGAGCGGTTATGGAAGCCATTAACGCCGAACAGCCCATCAACAAGATATTTATCCAAAAGGGTCTCAAAGGCGAACTTTACAAAGAACTGGAATCTTCTGTTCGTAAAAATGGCCTTAGCCTATCCTATGTACCGGTTGAAAAACTGAACCGCCTTACCCGAAACAACCATCAGGGTGTAGTGGCGCAAATATCCCCCGTACAGTTTCATCAATTTGAAGAATTGGTGGAACAAGTGCTATCCAAAGAACAACTCCCCTTGTTTTTGATGCTCGACGGAGTTTCAGATGTTCGAAATTTTGGTGCCATTATCCGTACTGCGGAATGCTGTGGTGTACATGGCATCATTATTCCAAAAAATGGGGCCGCCCCCATTACGGATGACACCGTAAAAACCTCTGCCGGCGCAGCTTTTAATGTGCCCATTGCCAAAGTGGACCATCTAAAAGATGCCATTTTCTACCTGCAATCTTCAGGTATTGTGATTACCGGAGCTACCGAAAAAGCCAAAGATGAGATTTACGGAGTAGATTTTAACCAACCTACGGCCATAATTATGGGGTCAGAAGAAAAAGGCATCTCCCCTTCTACCCTAAACATTATCGATCACCAAGCAAAACTCCCGCTATTGGGCAAAATTGGTTCGTTAAATGTTTCCGTGGCCTGTGGTGTTTTTCTTTATGAGGTGGTTCGGCAAAGAAATAATTAAGAATCTTCCTCATCAGATTCCCTGTAATGGTACCTGATTTCGATTTTTTGTTCAGACTCTTCCGTAGTGGTCTCAATAAAATTACCATCTTCATCAAAATGTTTTAGGAAAGGGTCGTCCTCTTCCTTGTAATCTTCCCGTTCCCAATCGTACTTACGAACCTCGGGAATCCGAACCTTGGTGACCAGGGCAAGCGCAAGCCCCGTGGCAAATCCAGCAAGGTGCCCTTCCCACGATATGCCATCCTTTACAGGAAAAATATACCAAATCATGCTCCCGTAAATAAAAACCACAATCAATGACAGTGCTACCAACCGATAATGTTTGGCAAAAATTCCTTTAAAAAAAATAAAACTCGCCAACAAATAAATTACACCACTCGCGCCAATGTGGTACGATGGTCGCGCAATTGCCCAAGTAAGCAATCCAGACACCA
It encodes the following:
- a CDS encoding aryl-sulfate sulfotransferase, which produces MLKSSIKTSLALICSTLLLSCSNNDNSITPDKSGEETPEQGETPTEETPQENNEEVVEGDLGTVTYFNKALAEDHYILVNDAMSNRVYLMDKNGDLVYEWPLGDRKIGNDVVLLEDGTLLAALQAEGPDILFGGFGGKIQIIDKEGNVLWDFTYSNSNHRLHHDVELLPNGNVLGIAWEKMTQEESLANGSKHNTDLYPESILEINPTTDEIVWEWHAKDHLIQDFDDTKLNFGEVAANPQLIDLNYVNAENGNIMHINGLGYDSINDLIFLSVNFYSEVWVLDHSTTTEVAATHSGGSYGRGGDLVYRFGNPSAHGDDDSERIFVNNHYPNLFEPGKMLIFTNGGDLEQSTVHELALPDALDQKSVPNLTNPEILWSFTDTELYSPKVSGAVRLPNGNTLITEGDYGIWEVTTEGEVVWKFSGDGFFWRSYHYAKDHPGIIALDL
- the rlmB gene encoding 23S rRNA (guanosine(2251)-2'-O)-methyltransferase RlmB, which codes for MSSQIYGIRAVMEAINAEQPINKIFIQKGLKGELYKELESSVRKNGLSLSYVPVEKLNRLTRNNHQGVVAQISPVQFHQFEELVEQVLSKEQLPLFLMLDGVSDVRNFGAIIRTAECCGVHGIIIPKNGAAPITDDTVKTSAGAAFNVPIAKVDHLKDAIFYLQSSGIVITGATEKAKDEIYGVDFNQPTAIIMGSEEKGISPSTLNIIDHQAKLPLLGKIGSLNVSVACGVFLYEVVRQRNN
- a CDS encoding rhomboid family intramembrane serine protease encodes the protein MGSDTFKFSNTVVLAPLVAALSIWIVFWVEVQFGINLNDYGVYPRRLSGLKGVLFSPFIHGSIKHLYNNTIPLAVLTAFLFYFYQSAALRILLFGTLVSGLLTWAIARPSYHIGASGVIYLLASFIFFKGIFAKHYRLVALSLIVVFIYGSMIWYIFPVKDGISWEGHLAGFATGLALALVTKVRIPEVRKYDWEREDYKEEDDPFLKHFDEDGNFIETTTEESEQKIEIRYHYRESDEEDS